A genomic window from Xenorhabdus cabanillasii includes:
- a CDS encoding aspartate/glutamate racemase family protein: protein MKKIIGILGGMGPAATVDAMEKIIKNTSANCDQEHIPVIAISFPDIPDRTENILSGGKSPLKQILAALRILEDAGAQYIIMPCNTAHYWYDELKAETKVTFLNMIDITCNKVVSEGMNNIAVLATTGTIKAELYQNRLKKENINFVIPGDIQQGIIMESILAYKSGDEERAYQLLKSIISQLKDIGVEKFYSGM from the coding sequence ATGAAAAAAATTATTGGAATACTCGGTGGAATGGGGCCTGCCGCAACGGTAGATGCAATGGAAAAGATAATTAAAAATACATCAGCAAATTGTGATCAGGAACATATTCCTGTTATTGCTATTTCTTTTCCTGATATACCTGACAGGACAGAGAACATTCTCTCTGGGGGAAAGTCACCGTTAAAACAAATATTAGCCGCATTAAGGATATTAGAGGATGCAGGTGCTCAATATATTATCATGCCCTGTAATACTGCTCATTATTGGTATGATGAATTAAAAGCAGAAACCAAAGTTACTTTTCTTAATATGATTGATATTACTTGTAATAAAGTCGTCAGTGAAGGAATGAATAACATTGCTGTTCTGGCTACGACAGGAACGATAAAAGCAGAGCTTTATCAAAATAGATTGAAAAAAGAGAATATAAATTTTGTTATTCCTGGTGATATTCAACAGGGAATTATTATGGAAAGTATTTTGGCATATAAAAGTGGAGATGAGGAGAGGGCGTATCAGTTATTAAAATCAATTATTTCTCAGTTGAAAGATATTGGTGTTGAAAAATTTTATTCTGGGATGTAG
- a CDS encoding DUF1145 family protein, producing MFIQLGRAIMVCVWGIMILNLIHPFPKPLKYFMDIAMVFTVVMHAFQLLLLKHSLPKDQKLSGLLQTKIFFFGVFELLAWQKKMRLKKK from the coding sequence ATGTTTATTCAATTAGGAAGAGCAATTATGGTTTGTGTTTGGGGTATCATGATCCTCAATCTGATTCACCCTTTCCCTAAGCCATTGAAATACTTTATGGATATCGCTATGGTTTTTACGGTGGTCATGCATGCTTTCCAACTGCTATTGTTAAAACATTCCCTGCCTAAAGACCAAAAACTTTCCGGCCTGTTACAGACTAAAATCTTCTTTTTTGGCGTATTTGAATTATTGGCCTGGCAGAAAAAAATGCGTCTGAAGAAAAAATAA
- the ftsE gene encoding cell division ATP-binding protein FtsE, translating into MIRFEQVSKAYLGGRQALQGVNFHLLPGEMAFLTGHSGAGKSTLLKLICGIERPSAGYIWFGGHDISRLKSREIPFLRRQIGMIFQDHHLLLDRTVYENIAMPLIISGASAEDIRRRVSAALDKVGLLDKAKNFPIQLSGGEQQRVGIARAVVNKPTVLLADEPTGNLDGELSEGIMRLFEEFNRVGVTVLMATHDTALIERRNYRILTLNQGRMQGGHYG; encoded by the coding sequence ATGATTCGCTTTGAACAGGTCAGTAAAGCCTATCTGGGAGGACGGCAGGCGCTGCAAGGAGTGAATTTTCACCTGCTTCCAGGAGAAATGGCATTTTTAACCGGTCATTCAGGAGCAGGTAAGAGTACGCTTTTGAAGCTTATCTGTGGTATCGAGCGTCCGAGTGCAGGTTATATCTGGTTTGGGGGGCATGATATCAGCCGACTAAAATCCCGTGAGATCCCATTTCTGCGTCGTCAGATCGGTATGATTTTTCAGGATCACCATCTGTTATTGGATCGTACCGTATACGAAAATATTGCAATGCCACTGATTATCTCTGGAGCCAGTGCTGAAGATATTCGTCGGCGGGTATCGGCGGCGCTGGATAAGGTTGGCTTGTTGGACAAAGCGAAAAACTTTCCCATTCAACTCTCTGGAGGAGAACAACAGCGCGTTGGCATTGCCCGCGCTGTTGTAAATAAACCTACTGTCTTGCTGGCGGATGAACCGACGGGGAATCTGGATGGTGAACTATCTGAGGGTATTATGCGCCTGTTTGAAGAATTTAACCGGGTCGGTGTGACGGTTCTTATGGCAACGCATGATACAGCTCTTATTGAGCGAAGAAATTACCGTATCCTGACGCTGAATCAGGGACGTATGCAAGGAGGACATTATGGTTAA
- a CDS encoding glycerate kinase, protein MKIVIAPDSFKESLSALQVAEAIEQGFREILPQADYIKLPMADGGEGTVESLVAATGGKRITCAVTDPLGRTTEAFWGLLGDGKTAVIEMAAASGLHLVPLEQRNPLITTTYGTGELILAALEHGAQNLILGIGGSATNDGGAGMMQALGANLWDGDNRILPFGGAALTRLESIDLSGLDTRLRQLKITVACDVNNPLCGKSGASAVFGPQKGATPEMVKILDSALFHYGMKIEAVTGRNVIDAAGAGAAGGIGASLLGCLGAKLQSGVEIVIETLKLEKMIQGADLVITGEGRMDSQTIYGKTPIGVARIARKFGIPVIALVGGMSKDYHIVHQHGLDAVFSIIPEACTLADALTNSVDNLQVLARNIATVWNMAGIDKKADSH, encoded by the coding sequence ATGAAAATTGTGATTGCCCCGGATTCATTTAAAGAAAGCTTAAGTGCCTTACAGGTAGCAGAAGCGATAGAGCAGGGATTTCGGGAAATTCTTCCGCAGGCTGATTATATCAAGCTACCGATGGCCGATGGCGGAGAAGGTACAGTGGAATCGCTGGTGGCTGCGACAGGAGGGAAACGTATCACATGTGCAGTTACCGATCCTTTGGGGAGAACGACTGAGGCTTTTTGGGGACTGCTGGGCGATGGAAAAACCGCAGTTATAGAAATGGCAGCAGCTTCAGGATTGCACTTAGTGCCGTTGGAACAGCGCAATCCTTTGATAACGACAACATATGGTACTGGAGAGCTTATCCTGGCTGCGTTGGAGCACGGCGCACAAAATCTAATTTTAGGTATCGGTGGCAGTGCAACCAATGATGGTGGTGCAGGAATGATGCAGGCACTTGGGGCAAATTTATGGGATGGTGATAACCGCATTTTGCCATTTGGTGGAGCAGCATTAACACGATTGGAAAGTATCGATCTTTCGGGTCTTGATACCCGGCTCAGGCAACTGAAAATTACCGTAGCTTGTGATGTAAATAATCCATTATGCGGTAAATCCGGAGCATCTGCGGTGTTTGGCCCACAAAAAGGAGCGACACCAGAAATGGTTAAGATATTGGATTCAGCCTTATTCCATTACGGAATGAAAATTGAAGCGGTAACAGGCAGAAATGTGATCGATGCTGCGGGAGCAGGCGCGGCGGGCGGTATAGGCGCTTCTCTACTGGGTTGTCTGGGCGCAAAATTACAATCAGGTGTTGAGATTGTGATTGAGACTTTGAAGTTGGAAAAGATGATTCAGGGGGCAGATCTGGTTATTACTGGTGAAGGTCGTATGGATAGCCAGACTATATATGGCAAAACTCCTATTGGTGTTGCACGTATCGCCAGGAAATTCGGTATTCCTGTTATCGCCTTAGTGGGAGGAATGAGCAAAGACTACCATATAGTACATCAACACGGTCTGGATGCTGTATTTTCTATTATTCCCGAAGCTTGCACTCTTGCTGATGCTCTGACTAATAGTGTTGATAATCTACAGGTATTGGCACGTAACATTGCGACGGTTTGGAATATGGCTGGCATAGATAAGAAAGCAGATAGCCATTGA
- the rpoH gene encoding RNA polymerase sigma factor RpoH, with protein sequence MTKEMQTLALVPQGSLEGYIRASNAYPMLSAEEEKELAERLHYQGDLDAAKQLILSHLRFVVHVARSYAGYGLPQADLIQEGNIGLMKAVRRFNPEVGVRLVSFAVHWIKAEIHEYVLRNWRIVKVATTKAQRKLFFNLRKAKQRLGWFNQDEVELVAKELGVTSKDVLEMESRMSAQDMAFDMSSDDDSNDSQPAPVLFLQDKASDFADGIEEDNWENHAADKLSVAMEKLDERSQDIIRSRWLDDDNKSTLQELADKYGVSAERVRQLEKNAMKKLRMAIEA encoded by the coding sequence ATGACAAAAGAAATGCAAACTTTAGCATTAGTTCCACAAGGTAGTTTGGAAGGGTACATCCGTGCTTCCAACGCTTATCCCATGCTCTCCGCAGAGGAAGAGAAGGAACTGGCGGAAAGGCTGCATTACCAGGGAGATCTGGATGCAGCAAAACAGCTGATTCTGTCTCATCTGCGCTTCGTTGTTCATGTCGCTCGCAGTTATGCTGGTTATGGTTTACCGCAAGCGGATTTAATTCAGGAAGGTAATATCGGCCTGATGAAAGCGGTTCGTCGATTTAATCCAGAAGTGGGCGTGCGTCTGGTGTCTTTTGCTGTTCACTGGATTAAAGCAGAAATCCATGAATATGTATTGCGTAATTGGCGTATTGTGAAAGTCGCAACAACAAAAGCGCAGCGTAAGTTGTTCTTTAATTTACGTAAGGCTAAACAACGTTTGGGCTGGTTCAATCAGGATGAAGTTGAGTTAGTTGCCAAAGAGTTAGGAGTGACCAGTAAGGACGTTCTGGAGATGGAATCTCGCATGTCAGCGCAGGATATGGCATTTGATATGTCATCGGATGATGACAGCAATGACAGCCAACCCGCTCCAGTGCTTTTTTTACAGGATAAGGCTTCTGATTTTGCGGATGGTATTGAAGAAGATAATTGGGAAAACCATGCTGCGGATAAACTTTCTGTAGCAATGGAAAAGCTGGATGAGCGTAGTCAGGACATTATCCGTTCCCGTTGGTTGGATGATGACAATAAATCTACTTTGCAAGAACTGGCTGATAAATACGGTGTATCCGCTGAACGGGTACGTCAATTAGAAAAGAATGCCATGAAAAAATTACGAATGGCGATTGAAGCCTAA
- a CDS encoding helix-turn-helix domain-containing protein codes for MEDANLLIGQRIQTKRKELGITATALAKQIGISQQQLSRYERGTNRINVNHLVAICKILETDVSWFFDECFKEENKEGSVNKLDTQYIPMAETIIGKNGC; via the coding sequence ATGGAAGATGCAAACCTGTTAATCGGACAACGTATTCAAACTAAAAGGAAAGAGTTGGGTATCACAGCAACGGCATTAGCGAAACAAATTGGCATTAGCCAGCAACAGCTTTCACGTTATGAAAGAGGAACTAATCGAATTAATGTCAATCATCTGGTTGCCATTTGTAAGATATTGGAAACTGATGTTTCCTGGTTCTTTGACGAGTGCTTTAAAGAAGAAAACAAGGAAGGTTCTGTTAATAAACTCGATACTCAATACATTCCCATGGCTGAAACAATTATAGGGAAAAATGGTTGTTAA
- the ftsY gene encoding signal recognition particle-docking protein FtsY encodes MAKEKKKGFFSWFGLGRQEKKQQEEQIEKEKSVAEEAEQQRLAEEAARQAAEKAEQQRLAEEAARRAAEKVEQQRLAEEAARQAAEEAEQQRLAEEAARQVEEPASLPKEQERPTKEGFFARLKRSLVKTRQNLGAGFFGLFRGKKIDDDLFEALEEQLLIADVGVETTRKIINSLTAHASRKELKDAEALYTKLKEEMSGILAKVDKPLEIESKSPYVILMVGVNGVGKTTTIGKLARQYQSQGKSVMLAAGDTFRAAAVEQLQVWGERNKIPVVAQHTGADPASVIFDAIQSAKAKGVDVLIADTAGRLQNKSHLMEELKKIVRVMKKLDEEAPHEIMLTLDASTGQNAVSQAKLFHEAVGLTGISLTKLDGTAKGGVIFAIADQFEIPIRYIGVGESIEDLRPFKADDFIEALFSRED; translated from the coding sequence ATGGCAAAAGAGAAAAAAAAAGGTTTCTTCTCTTGGTTCGGACTTGGTCGTCAGGAAAAGAAGCAGCAAGAAGAACAAATTGAAAAAGAAAAGTCAGTAGCGGAAGAAGCAGAGCAGCAGCGTCTGGCAGAGGAAGCGGCCCGTCAAGCAGCGGAAAAGGCGGAGCAACAGCGTCTGGCAGAGGAAGCGGCCCGTCGAGCAGCGGAAAAGGTGGAGCAACAACGTCTGGCAGAAGAAGCGGCCCGTCAAGCAGCGGAAGAGGCGGAGCAACAGCGTCTGGCAGAGGAAGCGGCCCGTCAAGTTGAAGAGCCGGCCTCTTTACCTAAAGAGCAGGAACGTCCGACCAAAGAAGGCTTCTTTGCCCGTCTGAAACGGAGTCTGGTAAAAACCCGTCAGAATTTGGGGGCCGGATTTTTCGGATTATTCCGTGGCAAAAAAATTGATGATGATCTGTTTGAAGCGCTGGAAGAACAGTTATTGATTGCGGATGTTGGTGTTGAAACAACTCGTAAAATTATCAACAGCTTGACTGCTCATGCCAGCCGTAAGGAATTGAAAGATGCGGAAGCGTTATATACAAAACTGAAAGAAGAAATGTCCGGTATTCTGGCAAAAGTTGATAAGCCATTGGAAATTGAAAGCAAATCGCCTTATGTCATCCTGATGGTCGGTGTGAATGGCGTTGGTAAAACCACCACGATTGGTAAATTGGCGCGCCAATATCAATCTCAGGGGAAATCCGTCATGCTGGCTGCGGGGGATACTTTCCGTGCTGCCGCGGTAGAACAATTGCAGGTTTGGGGGGAACGTAACAAGATCCCGGTGGTTGCGCAGCATACTGGCGCGGATCCAGCTTCTGTCATTTTTGATGCCATTCAATCAGCTAAGGCTAAAGGCGTTGATGTTCTGATAGCAGATACCGCAGGACGCCTGCAGAACAAATCTCACCTGATGGAAGAACTGAAAAAAATCGTGCGGGTAATGAAAAAGCTGGACGAAGAAGCGCCACATGAAATTATGCTGACTTTGGATGCCAGCACAGGCCAAAATGCAGTCAGCCAAGCTAAACTATTCCATGAGGCGGTTGGATTGACCGGTATTTCACTAACTAAACTGGATGGTACAGCGAAAGGCGGTGTTATTTTCGCTATTGCTGACCAATTTGAAATTCCGATCCGTTATATCGGTGTCGGGGAAAGCATTGAAGATCTCCGTCCATTTAAGGCTGACGATTTTATAGAGGCTCTTTTTAGCCGGGAGGATTAA
- the rsmD gene encoding 16S rRNA (guanine(966)-N(2))-methyltransferase → MTKKSQRTPLGQIRIIGGKWRGRKLPVPDSEGLRPTTDRVRETLFNWLMPVIQGARCMDCFSGSGALGFEALSRYANNATLIEYDRNVAKQLSNNLALLQAENGNVVQGNTLQYLNQSGTPFDVVFLDPPFRKGMLTETINLLETNGWLAEVSWVYVEAESESATTEVPTNWHLHREKIAGQVAYRLYIRRQ, encoded by the coding sequence ATGACTAAAAAATCACAGCGCACACCTTTGGGACAAATCCGCATTATTGGCGGGAAATGGCGCGGAAGAAAATTACCGGTTCCAGATAGTGAGGGATTACGTCCGACAACAGATCGTGTCCGCGAGACATTGTTTAACTGGTTAATGCCGGTCATTCAAGGAGCTCGCTGTATGGACTGTTTTTCCGGCAGTGGAGCCCTTGGATTTGAAGCTTTATCGCGCTATGCAAATAACGCTACTTTGATTGAGTACGATCGCAACGTGGCAAAACAACTGTCAAACAATTTAGCTTTATTACAAGCAGAAAACGGTAATGTTGTGCAAGGCAATACGCTGCAATATCTCAATCAGTCTGGCACGCCTTTTGATGTAGTATTCCTTGATCCTCCCTTCCGCAAAGGAATGCTGACAGAAACCATCAATTTACTGGAAACTAACGGATGGCTGGCTGAGGTGAGTTGGGTTTATGTCGAAGCAGAATCTGAATCTGCCACGACAGAAGTTCCTACAAACTGGCACTTACACCGGGAAAAAATTGCCGGGCAGGTTGCATACCGATTGTATATTCGCCGCCAGTAA
- a CDS encoding ATPase AAA produces the protein MQLSDLGNRICIMGPSNSGKSTLANAISTKCNLKTIHLDQLFHLPNTNWQERTVEEFISLPSSLLRYVNRTLFQNNRYGALEGGKDSIKWKMLHHITVITPKSRERYAAMFEQLTIPKIRLNSIKEIKEQFDKWELTR, from the coding sequence ATGCAACTTTCAGATTTAGGAAATAGAATCTGCATTATGGGGCCTTCGAATAGCGGTAAGTCTACACTTGCTAATGCAATCTCCACAAAATGTAATTTGAAAACAATTCACTTGGATCAGCTTTTTCATTTACCAAATACAAACTGGCAGGAACGCACCGTGGAAGAATTTATCTCACTGCCATCAAGTCTGTTACGTTACGTAAATAGAACCCTGTTTCAAAACAATCGTTATGGTGCTCTGGAAGGCGGTAAAGACAGTATCAAATGGAAAATGCTCCATCATATCACGGTTATTACACCAAAAAGCAGAGAACGCTATGCGGCAATGTTTGAACAACTGACCATACCCAAGATAAGACTGAATTCCATTAAAGAGATTAAGGAACAATTTGATAAATGGGAACTTACCCGATAA
- the ftsX gene encoding permease-like cell division protein FtsX → MVKHVRHSAKRTTTSKPRSKSLKGGWRVQSRYAWKSTLSDMLRQPLATLLTIMVIAISLTLPSVFYIVWKNVNQAVEQWYPVPQLTVYLDKSLNDVNSNQLIDELKAMDGVKSVNYLSREEAVNEFRAWSGFAGALDMLEENPLPAVAVVSPKLDFQNSQALTTLRDRVAQLKGIEEVRMDDSWFDRLTALANLVGRIAAVIGILMVVALLLVIGNSVRLSIFSRRETINVMKLIGATDGFILRPFLNGGALLGILGAIFSLLLSYLLVWKLSSIVTEVASVFGTTFRLHGLDWDESLLLILLSGMIGWIAAWFATIQHLRRFRPE, encoded by the coding sequence ATGGTTAAGCATGTCCGTCATTCTGCGAAAAGAACAACGACTTCCAAACCCCGTTCCAAGTCATTAAAAGGGGGCTGGCGTGTACAATCACGTTATGCGTGGAAAAGTACCCTGTCGGATATGTTGCGCCAGCCACTGGCAACGTTGCTGACCATCATGGTTATTGCTATCTCCTTGACACTGCCGAGTGTGTTTTACATTGTCTGGAAAAATGTTAATCAGGCTGTGGAACAATGGTATCCCGTGCCACAGCTTACGGTTTATCTTGATAAGTCGCTGAATGATGTCAATTCCAATCAGTTGATTGACGAGCTGAAGGCAATGGACGGTGTGAAATCGGTAAATTATTTATCCCGTGAAGAAGCTGTGAATGAATTTCGTGCCTGGTCTGGATTTGCTGGCGCATTAGATATGCTGGAAGAAAATCCGCTGCCCGCGGTAGCGGTTGTCTCCCCTAAACTGGACTTTCAAAATTCACAAGCATTAACAACACTGCGTGACCGTGTGGCACAGTTGAAAGGCATTGAAGAAGTCAGAATGGATGATAGTTGGTTTGACCGCCTTACGGCTCTGGCTAACCTTGTTGGCCGGATTGCTGCGGTAATAGGCATTCTGATGGTAGTTGCCTTGCTATTGGTCATTGGCAACAGCGTTCGTTTAAGCATCTTTAGCCGTCGTGAAACCATCAATGTGATGAAACTGATTGGGGCAACAGATGGATTTATTTTGCGTCCGTTTCTCAATGGTGGGGCATTGTTGGGAATTTTGGGGGCAATTTTTTCATTACTTCTTTCGTACTTGCTGGTTTGGAAACTTTCCAGCATTGTTACAGAAGTGGCCAGCGTTTTTGGTACAACCTTCAGGCTGCATGGATTGGATTGGGATGAATCACTATTACTGATACTGCTTTCAGGTATGATTGGTTGGATTGCTGCATGGTTTGCGACTATCCAGCATTTACGTCGTTTCAGGCCAGAATAG